One part of the Dasypus novemcinctus isolate mDasNov1 chromosome 29, mDasNov1.1.hap2, whole genome shotgun sequence genome encodes these proteins:
- the LOC101416734 gene encoding uncharacterized protein isoform X1 produces MKLGQSCNQGEVQNLAGTQPGVPTIRTQTPDLRMDYAGSIGSRDMDYLDPEYDLKNELFKSEIIRYALSDSLRNVHCALMRQRNCLLKQEEEVVKRRMMVKHLRLRQELLASKIFHMKMENLDSNLVHWWKNPIKRKSILEEKIDFIPSSFEGPGVLNKAKSNPVVCSFHDLWMGYKGEQGKDAFDWPIKTSYNKVQKERDSSDNEVTFLHSELFQANFTLKQLEKANAKLQSKLLANRTINENLSLQLAFLKPDLQSSEKNIKVLEDEKRKLTLMIKSLKEEREQLLSQKDLLIKALTTQKGCINFVCN; encoded by the exons TCCCAACCATCAGAACTCAAACTCCAGACTTGAGAATGGACTACGCTGGCAGCATCGGGAGTAGGGACATGGACTACTTGGATCCAGAATATGAtttgaaaaatgaattatttaaatcAGAGATAATAAGATATGCACTTTCTGATAGCCTCAGAAATGTGCACTGTGCTTTGATGCGTCAAAGAAACTGTCTGCTGAAACAAGAGGAGGAAGTTGTCAAGAGGAGAATGATGGTAAAACATCTGCGATTAAGACAAGAG TTGTTGGCATCAAAAATTTTCCATATGAAAATGGAAAACTTAGATAGTAATTTGGTACATTGGTGGAAGAACCCAATAAAAAG GAAAAGTATTTTGGAGGAAAAGATAGACTTCATCCCATCATCATTTGAAGGCCCTGGTGTCTTGAATAAAGCTAAATCGAATCCTGTCGTCTGCAGTTTCCATGACTTATGGATGGGATACAAGGGAGAACAG GGGAAAGATGCTTTTGACTGGCCAATAAAGACAAGTTACAATAAAGTTCAAAAGGAAAGAGATTCTTCGGACAATGAAGTGACGTTCCTTCATTCAGAATTGTTTCAAGCTAACTTTACTCTCAAACAGCTTGAAAAAGCAAACGCCAAACTTCAGTCAAAGCTGTTAGCTAACAGAACA ATAAATGAGAATCTGTCCTTGCAACTGGCGTTTCTAAAACCAGATCTCCAGTCCTCTGAGAAAAACATCAAAGTTCttgaagatgaaaagagaaagctAACTCTGATGATTAAAAGTcttaaggaagaaagagagcaacTTCTTTCCCAAAAAGATTTGCTGATAAAAGCCTTGACAACGCAGAAAGGGTGCATAAACTTTGTCTGCAATTAA
- the LOC101416734 gene encoding uncharacterized protein isoform X2, with product MDYAGSIGSRDMDYLDPEYDLKNELFKSEIIRYALSDSLRNVHCALMRQRNCLLKQEEEVVKRRMMVKHLRLRQELLASKIFHMKMENLDSNLVHWWKNPIKRKSILEEKIDFIPSSFEGPGVLNKAKSNPVVCSFHDLWMGYKGEQGKDAFDWPIKTSYNKVQKERDSSDNEVTFLHSELFQANFTLKQLEKANAKLQSKLLANRTINENLSLQLAFLKPDLQSSEKNIKVLEDEKRKLTLMIKSLKEEREQLLSQKDLLIKALTTQKGCINFVCN from the exons ATGGACTACGCTGGCAGCATCGGGAGTAGGGACATGGACTACTTGGATCCAGAATATGAtttgaaaaatgaattatttaaatcAGAGATAATAAGATATGCACTTTCTGATAGCCTCAGAAATGTGCACTGTGCTTTGATGCGTCAAAGAAACTGTCTGCTGAAACAAGAGGAGGAAGTTGTCAAGAGGAGAATGATGGTAAAACATCTGCGATTAAGACAAGAG TTGTTGGCATCAAAAATTTTCCATATGAAAATGGAAAACTTAGATAGTAATTTGGTACATTGGTGGAAGAACCCAATAAAAAG GAAAAGTATTTTGGAGGAAAAGATAGACTTCATCCCATCATCATTTGAAGGCCCTGGTGTCTTGAATAAAGCTAAATCGAATCCTGTCGTCTGCAGTTTCCATGACTTATGGATGGGATACAAGGGAGAACAG GGGAAAGATGCTTTTGACTGGCCAATAAAGACAAGTTACAATAAAGTTCAAAAGGAAAGAGATTCTTCGGACAATGAAGTGACGTTCCTTCATTCAGAATTGTTTCAAGCTAACTTTACTCTCAAACAGCTTGAAAAAGCAAACGCCAAACTTCAGTCAAAGCTGTTAGCTAACAGAACA ATAAATGAGAATCTGTCCTTGCAACTGGCGTTTCTAAAACCAGATCTCCAGTCCTCTGAGAAAAACATCAAAGTTCttgaagatgaaaagagaaagctAACTCTGATGATTAAAAGTcttaaggaagaaagagagcaacTTCTTTCCCAAAAAGATTTGCTGATAAAAGCCTTGACAACGCAGAAAGGGTGCATAAACTTTGTCTGCAATTAA